Genomic DNA from Nicotiana tabacum cultivar K326 chromosome 21, ASM71507v2, whole genome shotgun sequence:
TGATGGAAATTctgtaggtgcggagccgcagatgcggcagcAAGATCGCAGGTGTGGTTTAACTGGCAGAAAAAGGGGAACTTTCGAGGGTTTTGATTCATATttcattttgggattttgggagctcggtgggagacgaaattttgaaggattttcagagaaattgttggggtaagaattcttaactcgattttggttagattacactaatctatcattgttattatcatgtaattaaggattggagttggaaaaattgggaaaaagtggTAGAACTTCTTAGACTAagttttttaggttttgaaaggCAAAATGAggttggatttggataattcttatatggttggactcgatatcgaatgggtgttcgaattttataattttggtcaggTCCCGAGGCACGGGCCCGGAATgactttttagggcgattttttaattctttgcaaagatcgtaatttcattgtttaacttagtttcctatagttatatttatagtatgaaattgctttggctagattcgagccgttcggagttggaaaatcgagggtaaggccttctagttgattgaattagcgtggtttgaggtaagtgacttgtctaaccttgtgtgggagaaattccctttaggatttgttattgttgtgataattgtgagATGTGAAAGCCGTGTGCGCAAGGTAACGAGTGCATACACGGGATAAATGTGAAATTTCCGGTTTTTAGCTATGTAGTTTGCTTTCGttctttaattgagttactttaatatgttatagtcatcatgtttagtctaatttcacatgtctacttattttatctcttatttgcaaatTGCCCAACAtttttagttgaattacttgctttcttttattttgtattcattatttaactgttgaatccttacttgaaattgctattcttggaatatcttatcgttgctattcttggaatatcttacaGCATTAGTGAGCTGAGgttgctttggagacttcaaggtacacctgcccgcgtccgcaggcctcagagtccacTTCTATCCTGTTGTTCCCTATTCCATTACACTATcttagacagtgatgtataggattgttCAGAACTGTTATTTGAACTTGTGACTTATGcttcaccaggttttgggagttgtacatTTTGAGTTACAGATTTTATTTATGCAATTGttgaagttttgagatttttaagttgttattttaatttttttccgcatgttgataggcttacctagttttagatactaggtgccgtcatgacttcctacggagggaatttggggtcgtgacagtattgATGAAGCCACACTCTTATTTGCAAATTTCTAAAACTATTTGCATAGTTTTCTAGCTGCTACAACTATTTTCCATTAGTTAGCTTTGTTATTACACAAATACAGACATGAGTAAGAGCTGATACATAGCGATACATAGGTATTACATAAGAGATACATagatgatacaaatatgatacatagcTGATACGACTTCTTTTTTAATcaaacaaatatataatttaccgATACACAAAGATACATAGGTGATACATAAGatatacaaatatgatacataactAATACTACTTCTTTTTTAATCAAACAGATGTATACTTCAAAAAATACACTTGCAACACGATTTTAAATGATAgatcaaatatttatttatatctaAAATTCAAATGACATTCTGCATTGATATAGTTCTTGATATATTGAATTCTTCTAAATCTTTATGATATTCAGTAAAGTAAAATAACAAGTAATTCTAAGTTTGACatatttcatcttctctttgGATTATTTCTACAAGTTTTCCTGTTGTGACCTTCTTCTCCACATGAAATCGACCTTTTTCATTCCCTTTTAGATACTGGCTTGCACCTCCCCTTCCTTGGCCTTCCTATTGATTTAGTCACATCTGGTGGCAAGACTTTTTCATCTAGAACTTCTGCAGAAATTTTCCATATGCTTTCATCAGGAACCAGATAAATTGGAATTTCATAGGTCTTCAATAGGTACTTCCTGGTGTAGTACATCGAGTAATACTCAATGTGATCAATGTATTTGTATTTTAATACTGCCCAAGCATGTGCACATGGTAGCTCATCCAACTGAAACCTTCTATAGCTGTAAGTTCAATCTTTTAGGAACACCATTCTCTGCTTACCCTTGTCAAGTACTGAATATAAGTAACTCGTCGAAGGGGTCACCTACAAAATTTATCAACTATCATTAGTGGTGATAAAGAATATGCCCTCAAAATACATATACTGGAGAGCCTACAAGATTCAAAAGAGCTTAATATCATGTCAAACCAACCAATATTTCAGTAGTGGGGTAGGCATAGATGCTACATTAAATTGAAAGCCTTATATACATGCTGGTAGTCGCCTAAAAGTTGAACAATTTGCTTACATAATGACTAATTTCTCGCATGCCCCAGAAGAAACAGAGAATGGAGGTAGACCAATCAGctttgaaaagaaataaaaaacctGAAGCTTCGGTAACAGAGATAAGACTCTCCATTACTTGAACACTATAATATTGCTTTTGTGCGAACAATGAATATTAGAAAATATTAGCTTTAATCAATTTGCTCTCCCTGTGCCGCGCAGGTAGACACTGGTTTAACAGAATCACATAAAGGGTTTAAGATATAACATATATGTGAATTCGGCATGATTACATATTATATGCACAAGTATCTACAGATTCTAGTCATACCTTCATCCAATGTGACAATTCGAGATTGTCTATTAGCATTGTATCATATTTTTTCCCAAGATTAGTAAATAACTCTATTGCATTCTTTTGGTTTGTAACGTTCCATCGTTCGATCAATTGCCTTATGTACTCCAGCAAAGGCAGTACTGGGAGTTCCCTAGAAGCATTGAGCGTCGCATTGATCGACTCCacaatatttgaagtcattgtcaATGTTCTGTTGACAGTGAAATGTGCTCTGGACCATCTTTCATACCCAACGTTGATTAAGTAATCTTTGACCCTCTTATTAATTCTCTCTACCTCTGCCATGTTGTAATCAAACTTCTCAACTGTGTATGCTTTGGCCATAGCAAAGAATATGTCTTTGAGCTACAAATGGTTCTTCTTGTAATTATTTTTTACATTATTCCATAGATGCCATATGCAGATACAGTGAGGTACTTGTGGACACAATGTTGCCGCCGCATTTGCAATGCCTTCGTACCTGTTCGAGACTATGCATATTCCCTCCCTTTCCCCAAATGCATCCTTGAACCTCGCGAAAAACCACTCCTAAGAAGCATTATTCTCTGAATCTACTATGGCATATGTGAGTGGTAGGATACTATCTAATAAATTGAATCATATAAACATATGTGAGTATATAcatgaataatatatatatttttacattattattcttatttttacctGCTGGATCTTGTGTGGATGCTATCAATAATGTTCCTCTGTATGTCGATTTAATAAAAGTTTCATCTACAATAACAATCGATTTTCAATACTGCCATCCTTTTATAGACAGATATAGTACAACAGAAGCATACATGAACAAGCCTTCCTCTATTTTTTCAAACTTACCACCGACATAGGATTTGTAAGAACCAACATATAAAAGTAGCTTGACAGCTTTTCATATGATTCGCTTAGGTTCCCTCTCAGTAGTTGAACTATATATTCCTTCGATCTCTATGCTTGCATATATGTCATTTGAAGACCATACTGCTTGTTCATGTCTCCAATTATGTCATTAGGAGTGTATATTATTTTTGGGTCTTTATACTTATTTATCAGAAGACTGTCGATGAGTTTTGCAGTAGCTTGATGTTGTCCATAAGATCTGTCTTTCAGTGAGCATCAGTGCAGTTTGCTAAAATTTCTGACCTTGAAAAATTTTGCTTTTTTCAGGCTTGAAGACTTAAAACACCAATTGCAGTTGTTGTTGATGCATACTAGGCAGTACCTACGACAACGATATAAACTTTTCCATCAATAAATACAGCGACATGAAATACAATTCCCAAAAAGATATATTTGGTAACCTTTTtatatatagcacatgaaaattcatgcactataccttaacgacacatttgtccgttaaggtatagcgcatcAATTTCATGCGCTATACCTGATtttcaaaaggcggtcaaagttTTGGTATAGCGCATATATTAGATGCGCTATACCTGAATGCGAAAAGACAGATAGGCATAGTACATCTAATATATGCGCAATACCTTTTTAAAATAGGCTAGCCTCCTTCTTTACGACAGAACTCAAAAAAAGGGTCCCCctatttttaaaagctaaaaaCTCCATTGGAGCCCACCCCTCCCCCGAAATCTTGTCCCGTGATTGTTTTAGCGATCTAACACTCGATTCAAGGCGTTGTCGTGTAGTGGAACTCTTTTATTTTTCGATTCGGTGGTCAAATATTCATTCTTTCTCcattcaaaaaaatcaaaaagaagtaTTCCGAATCAATTTTTTAGTGTAAGTCATGTATATAATTGAGTAATTAGTTGTTACTACTATATTTTATgcttttgtgattgttttgtgaaatttatttttttgttttttatccggattagttTATTTCTGTGCAAACAATTATGAAAATTGTATATTGTTCCTTTGTTGAATAATCAGTGTTATATGTATACTATTTTTATAGTTGTACATATTATTATATGTTTACTGTGAATAATATGTGACTTTAGTATTATTTAGTACCCTTTAGCATTATATAGTGCCTTTTAGTGTTATATAGTGCCCGTTAATATAGTAGAACtgataataaattttaatttatgttagttgatgttatttatggCCATTTAGAATAGTGTGCCTTTAGTGTTCTTTAGTATTATTTAGTGTAGAATAAAAATAACGTGTCCTCATTAACTAACTCGTTTAGAGTATTCAATTATGGATCAAATTTTAATCAATTATTAAGTGTATAGTAAATGTATTATTAGATAACAATAAAAAATTAGAtatgaatcataaaataattagtTGGCAATAAGAGACGCTGCCGGACTTTTgtgtaaaatataaaaattaacatacaaatcattatgaatgaaataaatacttaatagtaaagttttaaaaataatatcaaatagtaaaacaaattaagtatttagtattattttaatcaGGAATAAGATTGTTAAAAAATTAACAGTACGTAAAAGAGATTGTGTCGTTTTTATTTGTTTAACAGTATTAAATTAAGACATAAATCGTTATGAACACAAAAAATTTTTAatagtattttttatatgaataattattaaaaatatctaGATTAGTTTAGaaaattaaatataaattttcttATAACCCAAAAACATTTGAAAAAAAGTTgatagttcaaacaaaaccctgcCAAATTTTAGTCGAATAATCtaagaaactaacatataaataaatattttatttatcaacctaagtaataatataaaaaatttatcgattaaatattaatataaaaaatatcacaatatatttaaagatgttaaacaattaaagagaaaaataatttaattaatattattcaaTTTACAGACATCGTCATGAAGCTTCCCCTTGTGCATCCTGGACCTGTTGTTCGAGAGCTATTGTTGCTCCAAGGTGGCCATAGGTCTTCACACATATGGGATGGACAGTTGTTGTCCCAGACCTTCCACCCCAGACGTATAGACGATCTTTGGGAGTTCATTAGGGACTACCCACTTCATCCCCGTATAGTTACATGTCTTCAGTGGACGGGGTTTTACCGGATTATATAGATTGGTCGGTTGTAGTTCGACTGGCCCCTGATCACGTCTATGATAGAGTGGTGGAGATCGGAGACTCACACATTTTATCTACCTATCGGCGAGGCTACCATCATGCTACATGACGTGGAGGTTCTATTCGGGTTACCCGTTGATGGTATGGCTATCAGCTACCCATAAACTCTTAGGGATTATACGAGAGACGAGTGTCTACATATGTTGCAGAGAATCACCGGTTTCCAGCCTGCGAAGCCAACTGCTATGAGTGGTGCTAGTCGATTGCAGTTGTCGCCAGTTAGGCAGCATCTGGAGGTGCTGCACGCGGAGATCACGTATGACTCACCGGTAGAGGCTATTGAGCGACATACGAGGTTGTTGCTATTGATGATGTTTGGTGGTATTCTTTTCCTGAACACTTCGGGAAACCTTATTAGCTTGCGATTTTTGCATCATCTGGAGCGGCTATATGAGTTATCTACGTACAACTGTGGTGGAGCTGTTCTAGCCTACCTTTATAGGCAGCCGTGCCGGTCGTCCATGGGCACCATGAGAGATGTCGCTAGTTTTATTTCGCTTCTGCAGGTGATAACATTATCAAAGCTCAAGCTTctattcaacaacagtcccggggttaaagtattGCAAAGCAGCCATGTACCTAGGTAGAGTGGCAAATGACTTATCCTAATTACCATAAACAATCTCAAACGCATGTttacgcccgagaaatgcctttcttttggtaatggtatagTCATATACCTGGTGGACATATgttatacactctttaatcttgtacCTTCTGGACGATTCAAtgtatggaatcaagacaagggaaatcaagtcaacattcaagttaaatcGATTCCTGTTGAATGTGTCCATATCACAAGTGTGGTTGCCAATGTATTTCCCCACCATCCACATATTTGTTTTTAACTTTCTCGCACGCAACATCCACTTATAACCTTGAAACCATTTACGACAAATAACCTTATATACTTGAGTAGATGACTCATGAACCTCGATCTCATGACAGTGTTTTATGCTGTAAATTTGCACCGCCCTACTAAGGCGCGCTTTATCAGAAAAAGTCATATTCATTGACAACTCCGTtggtctagattcatcccacattgctgtacGAATGTCATCAAGATCCCTTAtgagggcatccacatctggCATACCGggcaactgatcaaggtagggaatctcccttgaatgaaagggcacatgggactcgtacactctggGTCTAACAGTTGGTGGAGTCTGCATATATGGAGCATGCTCATTTGTGGCatcatgctccctcgtcaaatcaggttgcTCATTCTCATTCTCATCAGTAAAGCGCGTTTCCTCATCATCATcgccctcatcagggaagggtgtatCATCTCAAGACTCATcaacattgttgtcataatcactatcatcttcctgactctgggcatctgccagatcctgatTAAATATATCGTCTTCGGGTAACTGAGTAAGGACAAGACCATCATGTTGCTCATTTTCACTACaaaaccaataaaataatgagtttctcaatGTCATCCCAATATTATATATTAACTTTATCTCTTAACTTACAATTCATAATCTCTTGATAgcccatgatgcacattatcgAGTTGTTGATGACTCGCGGATGGACCAACATGATCCAAACCACCAAATTTGGGCATATTCCAACTGTTGGTTGGTTCATagcttgtaaaattcatatctagCCGGTACCCCCTTTGGAAGATATGAGTGTTAGTACGAATATGATACATAAAAAAATCATACTACAATAAGGAAAATTAAAATTTACCACTCGGCGTGTTAATTATGTAAACTTGGGGAGAAGTTATGTCCTCactcctcattcgcccgtggagataagtttagatttGGCCAGACTCTTTCAAACGGAACCTGTTCGGACAAAACTGCTCCAAAAACACCACTAGATGATTGAAGGTTATCTCTATTTTGCGGAACCTCAATATTGCGGACGTCTTCAgacttgacgtacatttccaacatttttatcacaagaagttcCTGATGTTCATCCGcagtcctcaaaaaatctttcagagtttcatcattttttgatGTTAAACTCAACATAACAAGCAACCCTTTGCGGACTAAGAGAATATGGATATCTTTCGGTTACCTTAATATCACCCGAACGTTTACTCACACTCATTCTTTTACAAATCAAAGAtaccaatctatcgtactccaACGTGAATGGAAACTTAATAAtacattgttgagttattctccaCGACAACCTCACCCCTCAATATAATGCAACCTCAATTTTTTGCTCTTTAAACATTATACAAAATGTAGAAAAAATTGAGTAAGCAAATATTTCGGAATGAGTAAGCAAAATACAAAGGATGCTGAAGAATGATTTTTttggaatgaaattttgaaaaaggaaTGCTGGTCCTTAAGTAAGCAAATATTCAGTGCGAGGGTACAATAATTGGTGGGTATAACACATTTATTATATGCGCTATAAGTATAGCACATGAATTACATGCGCTATACCCACCAATTATTGTGAGTCAGACAATTAATAGGTATAGCTGTATAggataaaatatgttcatatttaatgTTTGCATGAGAAAGCGACACGTGGAACCGAAGACAGAAGACAGTCAGGACCGAATGCAATGATCTCGCTTGTTATCAGAGAAAATGATATTCATAAAGCCGAAATAAATTCCTACCACCCGatagcatttaatgaagaatatcaTGTAGTATTAAGTAAACGGTCCTTTATAGAGAATAAGGCATTTACTGcctaccg
This window encodes:
- the LOC107812228 gene encoding uncharacterized protein LOC107812228 translates to MAKAYTVEKFDYNMAEVERINKRVKDYLINVGYERWSRAHFTVNRTLTMTSNIVESINATLNASRELPVLPLLEYIRQLIERWNVTNQKNAIELFTNLGKKYDTMLIDNLELSHWMKVTPSTSYLYSVLDKVLKYKYIDHIEYYSMYYTRKYLLKTYEIPIYLVPDESIWKISAEVLDEKVLPPDVTKSIGRPRKGRCKPVSKRE